The nucleotide window TCGAACCATCGAGCAGGCTGGGAACGGACTCGACAGCTACCGGCTCGATGAAGCAAGCAGCAGCTTGTATCATTTCGCTTGGGACGAGTTTTGCGATTGGTACCTCGAGCTGTCCAAACCGTTGCTTAGTCAAGGCGAAGCTGCAGTCAAATTGGAAACCGAAACTACCTTGCTCTACGTCTTAGAAGTACTACTTCGACTTTTACACCCCATGATGCCTTTTATCACGGAGGACATCTGGCAGCGTATCCCTAAAAAAGACTCGGCGACCCTAAGCATTATGGTCGCACCCTATCCTAAAGCAAGACACTGTGAACGAGAGGACAAAGACGCCGAAGAGAAGATGGCTATTTTGCAGCCTGTCATCTCCGCCGCACGCACCATTCGAGCTGAGCATGAACTGCCATGGTCAAAAAAGCTCCCACTTACTTTGCTTAGCGACGACAAAGACATCGTTACGCTGCTCAAGGCCGAGCAAAACGCCATCGCGACGCTTTGCAATGCAGAGCTCACCATCAAGAACGCAAGTGCTCCCAATGCCACAGACAACGCAGCCGTCTCTATTGTTGAAAGAGTCACCGTGCTCGTACCACTTGAAGGGCTGGTCGATCCTCAAAAAGAAAAAGACCGTTTAGAACGCGAAATCAAAAAGACCCGAAAAGACATCGACCAATTGGAAAAGAAACTAGCTAACGCGAATTTCTTGCAACGTGCGCCAACTGACCTTGTTGAACGGGAACAACAACGTTTTGCTGAACTCAAACAGGTCGAGCAAAAGCTTGATGCAACTCTGAAAAAATTAGTTGTATGATTCTTGAAGGCTGAGTTGTCCCGGAAAAACATGCTCATCCTGCACAGCAATGCCTTCGAGGCTCAGTAGCTTTCGCTTCAACTCTAGACCGGCAGAAAAGCCACCTAGCCCCAAGTCTTCTCTCACCACACGGTGGCAAGGCACCGCAACAAGAATGGGATTGGCGCCAACGGCCCGACCAACCGCCCGCATAGCGCGAGGACTGCCCAGATCCCGTGCAATGCCCGCATAAGAACGCACGCCACCGCGGCGAATTGCACCAAGGGCCTGCCATACTCTAACTTGAAAAGGGGTCCCTTCTAAATCGACTGCCAAGAGTGCCGGGTCAATCGGCTCTCCGTTAAAATAGTCAGTCAACGGCCTGGCATAGTAGTCAGGTACCGTGACTATCGTTGAGGCTGAACTTTCGTTTTCGCTATTATTGAAACGCATTTCACGCAGACCCTTTTTGGACCAACGAAGAAATAAAGTTCCAAAGTTTGGCACATTCAACAAGCCAGACGATACTTCTGTGTTTGGGCTATGCTCCACAATAGTGTTAGCCTGCGTCAACATGATTCCCTCGATGAGAGTTTGCGTGTTTCTACTGCTGATTGCAAGCTGCGGCCCAAGTCCACGACTCGTTCACCAAAACGATCTGGCTTTTGAACGTTGTTATTCTCGAGAAAACAGCCTAGCGTATCAAAAAAGCAAAAAAGAACACTGCTGGAAACACTGGCTTCGGCGCCACACCCTGGGCCAGAACTCAAACAAAATCGCTTATGCGGAAGACTGTCTTCAAGATGGCCCTAGCTGCAGAGCACACAGTTTATACAACAGCCCTCAGCTAACGGTTGAAGAAAGCAAGCTTCGCCGCAATTCACGAACCTTGCCAGTCACTTATTGTGCAATGCGCTGCAGCAAAAAGCGCGACACCTGCAGGGCGCGCTGCTCCGAGATGACCAAAGCCTGTCAAAACGCTTGCCAAAATGAGTTTCGTGTCTGTCAAATAGGCTGTCATTAGAGCACTTTTCTATTCACTATTTCGAGATACCGCGCAGGAGGAAAGGCGCACCCGCTTTATCCTGGCCATTGAGAACGAAATACAGGAATCAGTATAAAGTCATTTTTTACAAAACTTTACACCTTTGTCCTTTGCTGAGGGGGGGGGATCGATGCCATAAACACTGAGCATGGTGCTTTACCAAATTTTGGGCGCCCTCAGTCTGTGTGCACTCGCAGTTTACGGCTTCGGGGTCTTTACAACTTGGCGGTTTTTCAAACATCCGCCTCCACCGCCACTTGAAATCGCTCCGGCGGTCTCCGTCCTAAAGCCAATCAAAGGGCTTGAAGAGGAACTTAAGGAAAACCTTCAGAGCTTCTTCGATCAAGTTTACCCTGGTCCCTGGGAGATCGTTTTTTCCTCGAATGATCCCGATGACCCTGGAATCATCGTAGCGAAACAAGTCGCCCGGGACTATCCCGAAATACCATGCAGGTTTATTCAATCCGATACCAGTTTTGGACGCAACCCTAAAGTATGTGACTTAGCTGGCGCATATTTTGCTGCCCACCATGATCTCGTCTTGCAGACCGACGCAAACGTACGTGTCCCCAAGACCTTCTTATCCAAAGTCGTCAGCGAATTCGAATCCCAAGGAATATCCTTACTTAGTTGTCCCGTGGTGGGTGCAGAAGAGCAAGCATGGGGAGCTGCCGTTGAAAACACGCATCTTTGTACATTTATCACCCCCAGTGTTTGTTTTACCAAGCTCATGACGGGAATCACCTGCGTCATCGGCAAGGCCATGCTGTTGCGGCGAAGTGAACTGGAAGAGTTAGGTGGTCTTGCAATGTTTAAGGACAAGCTTTGTGAAGACTATTTGCTTGGCGACTGTTACCGAAAAAACGGCCGAGTCGTTGAACTGTCGCGCCAACCCATCACAAACATCAACATTCAACTGCCTTTGAAGCATTTTTTTTCACGCCATTCACGTTGGCTAAAGATGCAAGCCGTTATTCATCCACCTAGCTTTGTTCTTGCTCTCCTGTGGGGCAATCCAGGAGCACTGGCTTTCGCGGCATGGATCCTGTCCTGCGCAAGCGTCTCGATGACAGTGCTGCTTTTAGGCGTCATCGCAGCAAAAGCTGCCGGAGACATCCTTCTGTTTTCATTGCTCGCCACAAACCGCCTCGCTTGGCTTATCTTTGGGTCTTACCCATGACCGATCTGTTTTTCGCTATGATGTGGCCTTATGCAGCCGTCTCGCGCAAAGTAAAATGGCGAGGAGTGGAACTGCGCATGGGGCGCAACAGTGAGATTGACGCTAACCCGCGCGGAACCCTATCGCGATGGCTCCGCCGGATTTTTCACTCTTCGAGTGTGTTCTTGTAGGCAAGAGCTCTAATCGGAAATGCGACGCGGGGTTTTGCTAACATTTAGGGTAGATGCGCTCCGATGAGGATCTATAACTTCATTGTCCCAGTGGCATATTGCAATCGGAACCATGCAATACGTAGGTCGATATGGGCATTCAACAAATCCAAATAGGCCTGGCTAAGTTCAGTGTCCGCATCCAAAACGTCCGATAAGACGGCCACCCCAACTTCGAACTGGAGCACGCGCGCACGATAGCTTTCTTTTGCGGCCTCCAAACCCTCTTGAGCAACGGCTAAGGAGGTGCGCGCCGTTTCATGAGCTGTCACAGCTTGGGTTATTTCAAGACTCACCGCGTCGTTCACTGCTCTAAAAGCGCCACCGGCTCTCATGAGATCTGCCTCCGCCTGCGAAGTGGTGGCCGAGGCGGAAAACGTGTCATTGGGAGACCAGCTCAGCACCGCGTTTACGTCCCAAGTCGCTCTAAACTTTTGTTGCTGGGGAAAAATACGCGTGTTTGGATTGGCGTAATCCATATTGGCAGAGAGATCGAGTTTCGGGTACTGAAGGCCTCGCTGTGCCGAAACGATGTGTTTTTGTGTTTTGATTGTCGCCTTGATCGCTTTAATCTCAGGGCGATTGTGATATGCGAGTTTAAGAAACTTCTCTTTGTCGCCCTCCAAGGGACTGGGATTTGCTTCAAAGCGTTCCGCTATCATGATCTGAGAGCAGGGTTGATAGTGTAGCAGTATGCACAGGCCTTCAGCTCCCAGCACTTCAGAGGCCCGGGCGCGGGTTTCAGCAAGCTGGGCCCTTGCCAGCTGTGCCTGTGCTCGCTTCAGGTCCAATTTGGCCATGCGTCCGCCATTGACGAAGGCTTCAATTTGGTTGCGGCGATCCTCCGCTGATTTGCGGGCTCGCATGGCCACAGCATGCGCCCCTCTAGCGCGAGCAAAGTTAAAATAACTTTCCGCCACATTTAGTGCGATTTGGGCACTTTGAGATTTCAGACGGTGTTGCTCAGCTTCTTCGGCCGAAATGGAAGCTCTGTACGCAGGCAGCGCTGAGAGCAAAATCTCACTTACCGGAAATTTAACCGTGGCACGCAATGCATATTGATCGAAGAATATAGGGAATGAAAAGTTTGCTGTAGCTTCTTGTGAATCAATGCTGTTTTGCCACAAAGTGCGTGCAGCAGGATCGGTGACTTGAGCAGCCAGAGCGCGAGCTTGAGTAAATACTTGCGGATCATCGTTGTAAAAGCTCCCGTTCTTAACCGCGCTAAGTCGGGTGTAACGACCGCTAAACTCAAGCCTTGGCATAGCCGCAACAAGCGACTGCGAGGCAGCAGCCTCAACTAGAACGATAGCAGCTCGGGACTTCTCGATGTCGGGAGACCAGGCCAAGGCCATTTTCTGGGCCTCCGTGACCGTGA belongs to Myxococcales bacterium and includes:
- a CDS encoding glycosyltransferase; its protein translation is MVLYQILGALSLCALAVYGFGVFTTWRFFKHPPPPPLEIAPAVSVLKPIKGLEEELKENLQSFFDQVYPGPWEIVFSSNDPDDPGIIVAKQVARDYPEIPCRFIQSDTSFGRNPKVCDLAGAYFAAHHDLVLQTDANVRVPKTFLSKVVSEFESQGISLLSCPVVGAEEQAWGAAVENTHLCTFITPSVCFTKLMTGITCVIGKAMLLRRSELEELGGLAMFKDKLCEDYLLGDCYRKNGRVVELSRQPITNINIQLPLKHFFSRHSRWLKMQAVIHPPSFVLALLWGNPGALAFAAWILSCASVSMTVLLLGVIAAKAAGDILLFSLLATNRLAWLIFGSYP
- a CDS encoding TolC family protein, producing the protein MKIVTFTVFFCFIATALGYGESNRLTKKDPFDLLKTVRGSGKELTVTEAQKMALAWSPDIEKSRAAIVLVEAAASQSLVAAMPRLEFSGRYTRLSAVKNGSFYNDDPQVFTQARALAAQVTDPAARTLWQNSIDSQEATANFSFPIFFDQYALRATVKFPVSEILLSALPAYRASISAEEAEQHRLKSQSAQIALNVAESYFNFARARGAHAVAMRARKSAEDRRNQIEAFVNGGRMAKLDLKRAQAQLARAQLAETRARASEVLGAEGLCILLHYQPCSQIMIAERFEANPSPLEGDKEKFLKLAYHNRPEIKAIKATIKTQKHIVSAQRGLQYPKLDLSANMDYANPNTRIFPQQQKFRATWDVNAVLSWSPNDTFSASATTSQAEADLMRAGGAFRAVNDAVSLEITQAVTAHETARTSLAVAQEGLEAAKESYRARVLQFEVGVAVLSDVLDADTELSQAYLDLLNAHIDLRIAWFRLQYATGTMKL
- a CDS encoding methylated-DNA--[protein]-cysteine S-methyltransferase, with amino-acid sequence MLTQANTIVEHSPNTEVSSGLLNVPNFGTLFLRWSKKGLREMRFNNSENESSASTIVTVPDYYARPLTDYFNGEPIDPALLAVDLEGTPFQVRVWQALGAIRRGGVRSYAGIARDLGSPRAMRAVGRAVGANPILVAVPCHRVVREDLGLGGFSAGLELKRKLLSLEGIAVQDEHVFPGQLSLQESYN